GGGAGCCAAATTTGAAAGGAAatgcggtgtttgaggcttgagttgtacgtggaagttcgaggtaagtgttcggtctaaccctagcttgagggattagaagttgagtcatatttgttatttgcttcttgttgagtatgacgtataggcatggtgacgagtatctatacgttggtgtcgagcatgaccgtgattcttaaattgatagttgttgtgttcttaaatgacacttcgGATGCTTTAACAGATGACACTTGATATTGAGTAAAGATTTAGTTTATTCTCGTGGACTTTATTTATGTTTGAGTGTTGGTACTAATTGAGCTGAGTAGAAGTTgagttaggattggttatagctaattctcccttgctgggataattgttttgatattgtagttcccttgccggaaagttaTTATATTGcctttgttcccttgccgggattccttgtatTTTATGTTGACTtctaaatgggagcgggtggtacgcctatcacaagatataataaaataggagcgggtggtacgcctaccacaatatatgatgaaatgggagcgggtggtacaccaaCCACAAGATacaatgaaataggagcgggtggtacgcctatcacgAGAGGTGATgagatgggagcgggtggtacgcctaccacaagatgtaAACAGAAAGTGAaattttccttattttccttaTCCTTGCTAGAAGCTAAATTTTGGTTTCCTTATAATTTTAGCGAGAATCTGCCTTATCTGTTATTCCCCAgaaacatgtttccccttcccagctttaattgtttatttcatATTATTTCTCCATTGCATATatgtatataactgcacaggtttatctggagtcttgtcctagcctcgtcactacctcgtcggggttaggccaggcacatACCAGAACATGGGGTCGATTTtcctgatactacactctgcactctgtgcagatatcgGAGCAGCACTTGGTCAGCAACAgaaggggagccagccttcagtccatcgagactccgaggtagccctgcaggcatccgcaggcccgacgtctcttaTATCAGTTTTTATGTTCTGTTGTCATTTGTACTCGAGAAAGACTATGTTCTTTTCTTTCAATCACTTATTTGTAGTaatcatagatagtccgtgaaaGATGTGACACCAGTTTTTGGGTAGAGGCACATGTggatttttcttattattttggtTCATTCtatctaagtcttccgcttaatctcatattccgctgttatttaaatatttaTCGCTTGTAAATGTATGTTATAAAAAGGGAttaaaacaaaagagttaagAATTCCTAATTTCGTGGCTTGTCTAGCTTCTACGagttggcgccatcacgactcccgagggcgagcaatctgggtcgtgacatacactctgcactctgtgcagataccagaGCAGCACtgggacagtagcacttggggagccagcGTTCAGTCCACAGAGATcctgaggtagtcctacaggcgtccgcaagTCCGGCGTTCTCTTCTACCTATTATTATGTTTTGTTATcacttgtatccgagacagactgtattcttttcagacatttgtatgaaTTATTCATAGATAGTCCGGGAAcattgtgacaccggtttctgggtaTAGACGCATGATGGAATTTTCGTATTTATTTTGGTATTATATtagtctaagtcttccgcttaatttcatcttccgctattatttaaatgttgatcacATGTTAAAACAAGTTAttaaaaggattaaaatgaaagagttaaatATTTCTAAActttgtggcttgcctagcttttacgagtaggccccatcacgactcccgagggtgagaaatccgggtcatgacagttCAGTTTCTGGAGTTTCATTAGACAACACAGGAatatcttccttgatgaacttctggagacttagattagtcaagtagaagaacatcttttgttgccagcgcttgaaatcaatcccgaaaGTTTTTTCAAGTTTCTCCGCCGGTGCCAATGCTACCGATGGTGTTCGGCTCGTTGAGGCATTGGCAGTCACCATTGGAACAACTTGGTTCACattatcattagtcatttctgtaaaagaataacacaaacgttaaaatcacgtagattttaatctccaatagagtacaaaaccacaaaggttttactctccagaaacagtgagtacaaatacagaaaatagattaaattccttaagcttggtAGTAATCTATATTTGTAAAGCAATTCTGGAGAAAATAAAATTACATAAACAGAAATgtaaatgaaataacaaaaagcaacttgagcccactgaattcagagtgtttccttaaggaatttaatcccctcctagtacccaaggttatagattatttcctcccaggatagaatgaattacacactggtgtagtggtacttcaaaccccagtgtttcagcgaacacaaagttcggtaacaaatcacacttactgttgctttctttgaagttaaaatatGCAGAAGAAAGGATAAGAACTCAGAAAATTCGTATgaaaattctgagcagaatagtcTTTTATTTATTGCCAAAGTTGGGTTGAAATCTGAAGatgtgcaactcttcagaatagttgtttatgcaaaacggccacaacataaatgtcataacataaatggctattaactcaacaataaagagggaaaataaagagaaaaaattgaagagggtagtttatttttcagttacacaactgaacaacggattggatttaatattaatatttattttaatattaatatattctgttattaaaaaaatattaataacatttctgttaatattatCCGGATCTGAATCCGAAGCCGAagatattaatatttattttaatctcTGAAAGACAAGGGCCATAGATCTGAGGCAAGATTCACAACACAAAAGCCAGCATCCACTATTCTTTCGAGGCTAGAGGATGTAGATTCGATGGGGAGTTTTAAGGTAATATCAAAACTATATCATCTCTCTCATTTAAAAGTTTAAACCATTAGAGAAAACATGTTTTATTACTTGATTAATCTTCAAACACACTCCTAATTTTGCTCATACAGGCCGGTCCAATTCTCTTTAATTAGCTAAGCACgagaaattattttttataatagaTGGTGGTGAGACTTATTGAATCCAGAGCCTCAACCTACTCTTATACTATGTTGAAATTGTATAACCCAGAAGTCGAAAATTTCACTAAGGGTGTTTAAGGATCAATATATATGTTTAAAAATTAATACTTGACCTATACACACAATATAATTTTTCTGTAAAGAGTGTTCCACTAACCACTCTTGAGCCTATGTGACTTTGCTTCTGTGGCCATCTCATCTAAAATTTATTTAACCAACCTTATCCTATATATGTGGCTTAACCTCTATGATTCTCATCAAAAAGCTTAATTGGTTAAATAGAGCAAACTGTATTTACTTGATTATGTCTTCAACATCACTACAACATTATGCATCTACGGCTACAAATTCTTTGTTACGAATAAAAAAAAGTGTGACTATTATCTAGCAATAGCCATAAAAATTGAAATTCCGTGGTTGTTCACAATTTGGTGAAATTTCATAGCTACAAAAAGCAAATTGGCAAAGCTAATTCCTAACTTTTGCAAATAAATTAAATCGTTTTCTACAACACAACATTTCGTGGCTACAATATGAAGATAACTACAAATTTGTTCGCCGTGGCAAAAGAATAAAATCACTTGCTATAAGTATATTTTTTGTAGCAAAAGCCTTTTACCATCATAGCTACAACATAAAAAATTTCCGTAGCAATAAATATTAGTTCTTAGCCACATATCATATAAAGTATGTAGCTGAGTTTTAGCTACGCTACATTTTGCTACGAATGCTATGGAAAAAAATATTGTGGCTAAAGTGTTTTGCCAAGAAAATTTTCATATTTAGCTACAGTGTTTTTCATAGCTATAGATGTGTAATGTTGTAATGCAAGTGAAGAAGAAAGACGGGATGGTAAAAATGCAAGGAAGCAAAGAAGGGAGAAAAGGGCAACTAGCTATTGATGCAGAGATATTTGAGATTACACCAGCTTTCCATGTTGTAGAAGTGACAAAAATGTCAGGAGACATTGCAGAATATAGGAAGTTCTGTGATCAAGGCTTAAAGCCTTATTTAAAAGATATAGTTTGGACATGGCATGGCAGTGAGCAGCAGGAAGTGGAAAATCAAGAAATCAAACCTTAGAggtaaagaaaattttaaaaaaaaaaactgatgTAAAGTTTTTCTCTTGAGAAGGAAATTGATGTTGCATTTTATCTAACTTTTTTTTTCCTATATAAATCTTCTTCTTTGTTCTTTTGGAACTTTTGAGGGAGCTaatatttttctgttcttattagttGAAGTTTGGAGGCTGATTTTCTACTTCATTAGAGTATTAATTTGATTAGAGTATTAAGACATGCGCACATACTACatactacccttcccagaccccatcTGTGAGATTACACtgtattttttgttgttgttgttcgatTTTGAACTCAGTTTTCATTGATTTGATGCCACTAAGTTGACCAAGTATGCCCTTCtataacaaaatatttttcttgtattTAAGGGTAATCATAGTAATATTCAAATGGTTAATTTGTTTCATACTGGTTTATATCACTAACAGTGTTGGTTTCCAATTATTTGGTTTAAATTGATATTATTATGTAATTGTTTTCCTCTATCTATTGTGTTCCACCATTTTACAACATTAGTAATAAGAGGAGATAGTAAGATTTATTGCACTCAACTAGCATTTCCAAAGCTAAAAACAGAATCTTGCACAACTCAAATACTAAAACATATGCAACAAACAAGCGATTTGGATCAAGAGTTTCAAAGAACATTCTCAACATgcaagaagttgaatcttgatcTTGTGTAGCATCCCTATGACATCTTTCATGTCGATCCTTCTTGCAGGAGAGTCAACACAACAATCTAGTGCCACTTTCATAATCGATGCCACACAATCTAGTTTCTTGTTTAAGTGATTATCCTGTGGTGTTACTAAGTTGGCATCTACAACATCCACTATTGCCACTGGGAGTGAATAACTCACCCATTGCTTCAATCTAAGATCCCCATCGAACATTTCATCGTTAGGCTTTCTCCTTGTAAATGTTTCCATCAACATGATTTCGTAACTATAGACATCACATTTTGTTGATACAAATCCATCCTGTCCATACTCTATGGACAAACAAATTTAAAGTGTTAACATTTATATTGgtggaaaaaggaaaggaaaattaATGTCAAAAGCATAAAAAAAAGATGTACCCTGTGCAATATAACCAAATGTTGCAAAGGTTTTAGTGTATAAATCACTCTCATCATCACCAAGCAGTTTTGAAATACCAAAGTCGCTTAGATGGGCTACCATATTCTCATCCAGCAAGACATTACTAGGCTTCAGATCGAAATGAATCACATATGATAAGCACTCATGGTGGAGATATTCCAATGCACATGCCACGTTTATCATTATGTTCAGTCTCTGCATGATGTCTCAGAAATAATTGTGTGAATACAACCACTTATGGAGGCTTCCATTGGGCATGTACTCGAGTACTAAAGCCTTAAAATCAAGGTTGGAATAACTAGTGATGACTTTTGTGAGATTCATATGGCGGAGGTTGCGCAAACCTTCACATTCTGTATAAAAACTCCTGAAAGCCGCTTCTAGTTAAAGATTGAACTCCTTAACTGCAATAGGAGTCCCACTTCTGAGTATGCCTTTGTCGACAGAGCCAAAACTCCCAGAACCAATCAGATTGCTCTCGCTAAGCGCATCAGTTGCTTGGAGCAGTTCATAATATGAAATTCTTCCTCTTGTTGCAATAGACAATGAATCAACTTGTTGATGAGCTCTTTTACCTTTTCTATACCTTATCCATACAAGCACAAAGGTGATATGAACAAACACTAGTGAAATTCCCAATAGAAGAAATAAAACTAGCATTTTGTTCCTATTTGATCTATGCTTTGAAGAAATGGGGCATGGGGGGACACTAAATCTTGTCGAACAACATAATGCTTCGTTGAAGAGAAAAAACTAACTTGAGATGTTCTTGAAAGGACCCGCAAAGGAAATTTCACCAAACAACTTGTTATAAGAGACATTGAAATATTTCAGGTATTGAAGTTTCTTAAAAGACTTGGGAATGGTTCCTGATATATTATTATTAGAAAGGTCTAGGAATTCTAAACCTAACATGTTGCTCATTGAGTGAGGTATAGATCCTTGTAACCTGTTGTGTCTCAAAGAAAGATTCACTAGATTTTGCAAGCCTCCAATTTCTTTAGGAATATgatttgtaaattgattcattgaCAAATACATCTGTATCACAACCTTTAGATTTCCAATTTCTGGAGGTAAAGAATCACCCATGTTGTTTACCGATAAGTCAAGAACCATGAGATCCTTAAGGTTCCCTAAGTGTGTTGGTATATTGGAACTTAATTTATTAGAACCCAGATGTATTTCCCTAAGGGAAGTAACGTTCCCTAAACAATAAGGAAGTGATCCTGAAAGTTGATTTTGATCCAAGTAAATAGCATCCAAATACTGCAATTTACATAGATTATCTCCAATAATTCCTGTAAGTTTGTTGTTACTCAACATGAAGCGTTGAAGATATCTCAAGTTGACAATTGATGTGGGAATTGATCCACCCAAGTCATTTCCAGAAATATCAAACTTAAATAAGTTGCTTAAGTTCCCAACTTCATTTGGAATTCTCTCTTTAATTTTGCAATCACTGGACAAAAATTATGTAAGAGATATGGAAAGGTTACCTACGGAAAGTGGAAGTTTACCATTTAGAGGGTTGAAAGATATATCAAGAGATAACAAATTTTTGCAGTTAGTTAAGGAAGTCAAGAAGCTTAATGATGAGTCACTCATTAAATTGTTTCCCTCCAATTTTAGGAACTTTAGATGAGTCAGATATCCAAGAGAGTTGGGAATTAAGCCAGTGAGTTTGTTGTATGAAAGCTCTAAAATAGTAAGTTTTGAACAATTGGAGATTGAATGAGGAATCATCCTAGCAAGTTCGGACAAGTTACTCAGATAAAGACTTTCAATATTGGGCAAGATCGAATCTAGGTTTGATGAGAGGCTTCCTGATAGATTGTTGGATGTAAGATCAACCATTCTCAACCTTGACATGTTGAAGATCTCCATTTAAAGTGAACCACTAAAACTATTAAGAgcaatataaaatacctccacGTCAACGAGAATGCTTATCTCTTTGGGTATTTCACCTAGCAACACATGAAGAAAGAAAGTTTATTACTAGCGAGTTTAAGCAGGGGCGAAGCCACACATAAGTTagggtggtcaattgaccacTCTTTTTCAGAAAATTACACTGcatatataagtaaaatattaggttttagaggtacataacatatattgaacaccctttgtcgtaatttctttttttacttatttcaagtttgaacacaCTTTAAAAAATTTCTAACTTGGCCATTGAGTTTAAGTTATAATTTTCTCTATCACTTTGAGTACGTACCAGTAAACTTATTTTGTTGAAGATCTATAACCCGCATCTTGGTTAAGTTGCCAATCTCTTGTGATAAGGATCCATTGAGATTGTTCTCCCATAGTGACAAACGTTGCAATGAGGAGATATTAAATAGTGTGTGTAGTATTcaatagagagagaaaaaattgGGCTTGATAACGGTAACATTTACCCCTTTTTGGTCGGCGTCGGGTGCTCACGCACCTCCTCATGGGGACGACGTCCGACCTCCAACCGGCGCGTCTAGAGGAGAATACGACGCCTGAGGGCGAGAAGATTCAGATAGAAGAAGGAATTTTGAATAATCCCAACTATGCTACTGCTGTGAAAACTCCAACAATGGAGAGCACAAGCTCTAATCGCCATGGAAATCCTGATGTGAAAGCTCGCTACTCAACCCACAATGGCATGCCTGCAATCATCTTTAAAGCTAGTTACTACTATGGAGTCATGGCAGAAGAATGCAGACTAACAATTGTAGGTAAATTTCTTCGAACCAGACCCCAGATTGAAAAAATAAGGTCAAAATTTGCAGAAAAAATCACTGTTAAAGGTAATGTCAAAATAGGAGTTTATGATTATGGCACAGTATTCCTAGATTTCTCTAATGAAGATGACCTCAAAAGTGTTTGGTATAGAAGATCTATTGAAATTGAAGTCCAAGTTATGTGGCTTGAACAATGGACACCAGATTTTAAACCGGAAGAAGACTCACCGGTGGTACCGGTATGGGTGCTTCTTCCAGATCTACCTTTTCATTGCCATACTTGGTATTACATCAAACAGATACTGAGCCCTATTGGAATCCCTCTGACTATGGATATGGCTACGAACAACAAGACTAGACCAAGCATGGCGAAAGTTAGAATTGAGGTCGACCTCACCAAGCCAAAGCTCAATTCAGTGTGGGTTGGACAAGAGTATGAAACAAGTCCTTTAAAAGGTTTCACTCAGAAACTTGAGTACGAAAATGTACCCAAATACTACAGACATTGTAGGTTACTTGGGCATTCATTGGTACAATGCAGGAAAGCTGAAAAGAAAGTAGAAGAGGAAGGAATTAACAAAGGAAAAAGCATGATTGGTGCAGCAGTTGAAAGCATGGGAGTTCAGcaggaaaaagaggaaaaagaaaacaatgaGACTCAAAAACAAGGCACAACAGAGGAATCTACACATATAGACAACAACACCATGAAGCCTCCCACGGATGCTTCACAAAACAAAGGGAACAAAGCTCAtgataaattagagataatgcaAGGTCATGGCAACCAAATGAAGGACAAAACAATTGCTGAATGGCTAATAAAAAAACTCggaataaaaagaagaagaaaaagaagaacagtGAAAAGAAAATGCCAAAAAAGAAGAGCAAAGTTTTGTTCAAACCTGTTCAACTTCAAGGAAACAATGGCAACAATAAAATAGTTGCTTCTACATCCAACACCAATCAAAGTCAGAATCATATCTTAGAAGATAAGAATTACACCTCTGAAGATCCACCTGATAAAGCAAGTCAAAGTAACAATCTTGAATCAACTATTAAAGAGACTGTTGCCGCTGATGAGGAACAAACTATTGAGGCTATGAACAGAGAAGTTACTTCTGCTAATAAAAGCCTATCTGATACCTCAATGAACACTAATGATCAAAACCAGTCAGAGAATGGCAAAATAGTGGAATACGACTCAAGTTCTACCTCCCTTCCTACTAATAGTTTGGAGCAGCCAAGCAGTAATTTGATTACTGATCATTCTCTTTATAAGAGCCATGAAGAACCTCAAGTTATATCAAAAGGCAAGCAAGGCAAAGACTTATTAGAGAAAGAAGAACCTTTTCTAGAAGGGAGAGG
This genomic stretch from Nicotiana sylvestris chromosome 9, ASM39365v2, whole genome shotgun sequence harbors:
- the LOC104216971 gene encoding receptor-like serine/threonine-protein kinase At1g78530, producing the protein MQRLNIMINVACALEYLHHECLSYVIHFDLKPSNVLLDENMVAHLSDFGISKLLGDDESDLYTKTFATFGYIAQEYGQDGFVSTKCDVYSYEIMLMETFTRRKPNDEMFDGDLRLKQWVSYSLPVAIVDVVDANLVTPQDNHLNKKLDCVASIMKVALDCCVDSPARRIDMKDVIGMLHKIKIQLLAC
- the LOC104216966 gene encoding uncharacterized protein isoform X2, with product MGTTSDLQPARLEENTTPEGEKIQIEEGILNNPNYATAVKTPTMESTSSNRHGNPDVKARYSTHNGMPAIIFKASYYYGVMAEECRLTIVGKFLRTRPQIEKIRSKFAEKITVKGNVKIGVYDYGTVFLDFSNEDDLKSVWYRRSIEIEVQVMWLEQWTPDFKPEEDSPVVPVWVLLPDLPFHCHTWYYIKQILSPIGIPLTMDMATNNKTRPSMAKVRIEVDLTKPKLNSVWVGQEYETSPLKGFTQKLEYENVPKYYRHCRLLGHSLVQCRKAEKKVEEEGINKGKSMIGAAVESMGVQQEKEEKENNETQKQGTTEESTHIDNNTMKPPTDASQNKGNKAHDKLEIMQGHGNQMKDKTIAEWLIKKLGIKRRRKRRTVKRKCQKRRAKFCSNLFNFKETMATIK